One Malania oleifera isolate guangnan ecotype guangnan chromosome 9, ASM2987363v1, whole genome shotgun sequence DNA segment encodes these proteins:
- the LOC131163894 gene encoding large ribosomal subunit protein uL3y: protein MSHRKFEHPRHGSLGFLPRKRASRHRGKVKAFPKDDSTKPCRLTAFLGYKAGMTHIVRDVEKPGSKLHKKETCEAVTIIETPPMIVVGVVGYVKTPRGLRSLRTVWAQHLNEEVKRRFYKNWCKSKKKAFSKYSKKYETEEGKKDIQAQLEKLKKYCSVIRVLAHTQIRKVKGLKQKKAHLMEIQVNGGDVAKKVDYAYSFFEKQIPVDTVFQKDEMIDIIGVTKGKGYEGVVTRWGVTRLPRKTHRGLRKVACIGAWHPARVSFTVARAGQNGYHHRTEMNKKIYKLGKTGQESHSAVTEFDRTEKDITPMGGFPHYGVVKEDYLLMKGCCVGPKKRVVTLRQSLLRQTSRVALEEIKLKFIDTSSKFGHGRFQTTQEKAKFYGRLKA, encoded by the exons ATGTCCCATCGCAAATTTGAGCATCCCAGGCATGGTTCTCTTGGATTTCTTCCAAGAAAAAGAGCCTCTCGTCACAGAGGGAAAG TGAAAGCATTCCCAAAAGATGATTCAACAAAGCCTTGTCGATTAACAGCTTTCTTGGGCTACAAAGCTGGAATGACACACATCGTAAGAGATGTTGAAAAACCAGGATCAA AGCTCCACAAGAAGGAGACCTGTGAAGCAGTGACAATTATAGAAACACCACCTATGATTGTTGTTGGGGTTGTTGGTTATGTCAAGACACCCCGAGGCCTCCGTTCCCTGCGGACTGTTTGGGCCCAGCATCTTAACGAGGAGGTGAAGAGAAGATTCTACAAAAATTGGTGCAAGTCGAAAAAGAAGGCATTTAGTAAGTACTCAAAGAAGTATGAAACTGAAGAAGGAAAAAAGGACATTCAGGCACAGTTGGAGAAACTAAAGAAGTACTGCTCTGTGATTCGCGTTTTGGCCCATACTCAG ATTAGGAAAGTGAAGGGATTGAAGCAGAAGAAAGCTCATCTGATGGAAATTCAGGTGAATGGTGGAGATGTTGCTAAGAAGGTTGACTATGCCTACAGTTTCTTCGAGAAACAGATTCCTGTTGATACTGTTTTCCAAAAGGATGAGATGATTGACATCATTGGGGTGACCAAAGGTAAGGGCTATGAGGGTGTTGTGACTCGATGGGGCGTGACACGTCTTCCCCGCAAAACCCATCGTGGACTTCGCAAGGTAGCCTGTATTGGTGCCTGGCACCCAGCTAGAGTTTCATTTACAGTTGCCAGGGCAGGGCAGAATGGTTACCATCATCGGACAGAGATGAACAAGAAAATATACAAGCTTGGAAAGACAGGCCAAGAGTCTCATTCAGCTGTGACGGAGTTTGACAG GACCGAGAAGGATATTACACCTATGGGTGGTTTCCCTCATTATGGAGTGGTAAAAGAAGATTATTTGCTGATGAAGGGCTGCTGCGTGGGCCCAAAAAAACGTGTGGTCACGTTGAGACAGTCGCTATTGAGGCAGACTTCCAGAGTTGCTCTGGAGGAGATCAAACTCAAGTTCATCGACACATCCTCCAAGTTTGGTCATGGTAGGTTCCAAACTACACAGGAGAAGGCTAAGTTCTACGGACGGCTCAAGGCTTAA